Proteins encoded by one window of Enterobacter hormaechei subsp. xiangfangensis:
- a CDS encoding alpha,alpha-trehalase, whose product MIRPRARRPAFLSLALAGALLGVTAFGYAEDQPTSQQSSPDILLGPLFNDVQSAKLFPDQKTFADAVPKSDPLMILADYRMQHTQSGFDLRHFVEMNFILPKEGEKYVPPEGQSLREHIDDLWPVLTRTTDKANKWDSLLPLPKPYVVPGGRFREVYYWDSYFTMLGLAESGHWDKIGDMVDNFAYELDTWGHIPNGNRTYYLSRSQPPFFSLMVELLATHDSDALKKYRPQMEKEYAYWMEGADGLQPGQANKRVVKLDDGSILNRYWDDRDTPRPESWLDDVTTAKNNPNRPATEIYRDLRSAAASGWDFSSRWMDDPQKLDTIRTTSIVPVDLNALMFKMEKLLARASQEDGDTASASKYDALASARQKAMESHLWNDKEGWYADYDLKTRKVRNQLTAAALFPLYVKAASQDRADKVAAAASSRLLKPGGISTTTINSGQQWDAPNGWAPLQWVAVEGLQNYGQQKVAMDVTWRFLKNVQHTYDREKKLVEKYDVSSTGTGGGGGEYPLQDGFGWSNGVTLRMLDMVCPKEKPCDTVPENQPAANDDVAPAKQAAQ is encoded by the coding sequence ATGATAAGACCTCGCGCACGACGCCCCGCTTTTTTATCCCTTGCGTTGGCAGGCGCACTACTCGGTGTTACCGCATTTGGTTATGCTGAAGACCAGCCAACGAGCCAGCAAAGCTCACCTGATATTCTTCTTGGCCCCCTCTTTAATGACGTACAGAGCGCCAAACTGTTCCCGGATCAGAAAACCTTCGCGGATGCCGTTCCCAAAAGCGACCCGCTAATGATCCTGGCGGATTACCGGATGCAGCATACCCAGTCCGGTTTTGACCTGCGCCACTTCGTGGAGATGAACTTTATCCTGCCGAAGGAGGGTGAGAAATATGTTCCCCCTGAGGGCCAGAGCCTGCGCGAACACATAGACGATCTGTGGCCTGTTCTGACCCGCACCACCGACAAAGCGAACAAATGGGACTCCCTCCTGCCTCTGCCAAAACCCTATGTCGTGCCGGGAGGACGCTTCCGCGAAGTCTATTACTGGGACAGCTATTTCACCATGCTGGGGCTGGCCGAGAGCGGCCACTGGGATAAGATCGGCGACATGGTGGACAACTTCGCTTACGAGCTTGATACCTGGGGCCATATCCCTAACGGTAACCGCACCTACTACCTGAGCCGCTCTCAGCCGCCGTTCTTCTCGCTGATGGTGGAATTGCTGGCCACGCATGACAGCGACGCGTTAAAGAAATACCGACCGCAGATGGAAAAAGAGTATGCCTACTGGATGGAGGGGGCTGATGGGCTCCAGCCTGGTCAGGCGAACAAACGCGTGGTGAAGCTGGATGACGGCTCGATCCTCAACCGCTACTGGGACGATCGGGACACGCCGCGCCCTGAGTCGTGGCTGGATGACGTCACCACCGCCAAAAATAACCCTAACCGTCCGGCCACCGAGATCTATCGCGATCTGCGCTCTGCCGCGGCCTCGGGCTGGGATTTCAGCTCCCGCTGGATGGACGATCCTCAGAAGCTGGATACCATCCGCACCACCAGCATCGTGCCGGTGGATCTGAATGCGCTGATGTTTAAGATGGAAAAACTGCTGGCCCGTGCCAGCCAGGAAGACGGGGATACCGCCAGCGCAAGTAAATATGACGCGCTGGCCTCCGCGCGTCAGAAAGCCATGGAGAGCCACCTGTGGAACGATAAAGAGGGCTGGTATGCGGATTACGATCTGAAAACCAGGAAGGTGCGTAATCAGCTGACTGCCGCGGCCCTCTTCCCGCTGTATGTGAAGGCCGCATCACAGGATCGCGCCGATAAAGTGGCCGCAGCCGCATCGTCGCGCCTGCTGAAACCGGGCGGTATTTCTACCACCACCATCAACAGCGGGCAGCAGTGGGATGCGCCGAACGGCTGGGCGCCGTTGCAGTGGGTAGCGGTGGAAGGGTTGCAGAACTATGGTCAGCAGAAAGTGGCGATGGACGTGACCTGGCGTTTCCTGAAAAACGTTCAGCATACCTACGATCGCGAGAAGAAACTGGTTGAGAAGTACGATGTCTCTTCGACCGGTACCGGCGGTGGCGGCGGTGAGTATCCGTTGCAGGACGGTTTCGGCTGGAGTAACGGCGTGACGCTCAGGATGCTGGACATGGTCTGCCCGAAAGAGAAGCCATGCGACACCGTACCGGAGAATCAGCCTGCGGCAAACGATGATGTTGCACCTGCGAAACAGGCGGCGCAGTAG